Proteins encoded in a region of the Xylocopa sonorina isolate GNS202 chromosome 1, iyXylSono1_principal, whole genome shotgun sequence genome:
- the Prp39 gene encoding pre-mRNA processing factor 39: MSSASGDESEITLNELVRLTRSSRARKTTVVGKKPPVKKLLARAAGSPKKVQEIEEVEEEPVVQEEVVMETIPENGVQRFGDIIIEQQSEDDTSMLHLELEDSSDTTVHEINMNQNVEISIQEAVPDLETSVSQIDHSNMVSDPMIIEESSVDKVDMLSEREQMDMEGQDISNDETNQRVLIHYQEVMNDDGETITQVTEILETEEIESEIIMNDGTGLGVMEVECQQEISEGIETVTDKIVPDTDTTGMMEITETTDVDMECLPENAMKKTEPDTEAVSEDELPTEATAKEPETEAVSDEELPAAAPADLGETESVSEDELPMDSEKKKKIGIKAICKTPEKKNKIEGTNKRKLNAEGEYDPSSPTSENNDETPAKKVALSTEADAGDSKQEAKPASPKKKTLPELEKYWKAVNEDPSDFTGWTYLLQYVDQENDAEAAREAYTKFLERYPYCYGYWRKFADYEKKKGNPDNVQRVFDQGLKAISLSVDLWLHYINHCKTVYEKDEEKLREQYERAIQACGLEFRSDRLWESYIKWELEGKRLSRVTALYDRLLCTPTLGYISHFDAFQEFVSSNLPNRILNVDDFLALRAEVKALLKSDDNTSTSAADDAPPGEEPPPHELPPTDEETRAIREKIISSRRKMHKANINAVAARWSYEEGIKRPYFHVKPLERCQLKNWKEYLDFEIEQKDQNRIVILFERCLIACALYDEFWMRFVRYLESLKGDNVEKIRDVYTRACMVHHPKKPNLHLQWATFEEGQGNFEKAASILENIDNVIPNMLQVAYRRINLERRRGDLDKACTLYENYISNSKNRTIANNIVVKYARFLCKVKNDVDKAIKVLLKATEKDKDNPRLYLQLIDLGMQRTSVDTQEIVGYMDMFIEREHADLEQRVLFAQRKVEFLEDFSPDIRQVLKAHEQFQKCIKQAKERKKTKNDDTKTDTTPPKKVKTGDQSNVPPPPSVSSQSSYQYSSGPSGPYQSQQQFQSGQYSGQGGYQQGYQQYPPPSDPNYANYQNWQYGQGGPQAYGPYNQWGSYNYY, from the exons ATGTCGTCCGCAAGTGGTGATGAAAGTGAGATCACTTTAAATGAACTCG TGCGACTTACAAGATCTAGCCGGGCACGCAAAACTACGGTGGTAGGAAAGAAACCTCCTGTGAAGAAACTTTTAGCAAGGGCGGCAGGTTCCCCGAAAAAAGTCCAAGAAATCGAAGAAGTCGAG GAGGAACCTGTAGTGCAAGAGGAAGTTGTTATGGAAACCATTCCAGAGAATGGAGTGCAAAGATTCGGTGACATTATTATTGAACAGCAAAGCGAAGATGATACATCTATGTTACACTTAGAGTTAGAAGATTCTAGCGATACTACTGTTCACGAAATTAATATGAATCAGAATGTAGAAATATCGATTCAAGAAGCTGTACCTGATTTAGAGACATCCGTATCCCAAATT GATCATTCTAATATGGTATCGGATCCTATGATTATCGAAGAAAGTAGCGTAGATAAAGTTGATATGCTAAGCGAACGAGAACAAATGGACATGGAAGGGCAAGACATTAGCAACGATGAAACTAATCAACGCGTGTTAATACATTATCAAGAAGTCATGAATGACGATGGGGAAACAATAACACAAGTGACAGAGATATTAGAGACAGAGGAGATTGAATCTGAGATAATTATGAACGATGGCACTGGATTAGGAGTCATGGAAGTAGAGTGTCAACAAGAAATATCAGAAGGTATCGAAACGGTTACAGACAAAATTGTGCCTGATACGGACACAACAGGAATGATGGAAATAACAGAAACAACAGATGTTGATATGGAATGCTTACCCGAAAATGCTATGAAAAAAACAGAGCCTGATACAGAAGCTGTATCTGAAGATGAACTACCCACCGAAGCTACAGCAAAG GAACCTGAAACAGAAGCAGTATCTGATGAAGAATTACCAGCGGCAGCTCCTGCAGATTTAGGGGAAACTGAATCAGTTTCCGAAGATGAATTACCAATGGAcagtgaaaagaagaaaaaaattggaaTAAAGGCAATCTGTAAAACTCCTGAGAAGAAGAATAAGATAGAAGGCACAA ATAAACGTAAATTAAACGCAGAAGGCGAATATGATCCTAGTTCACCGACGTCTGAGAATAACGATGAAACGCCGGCTAAAAAAGTTGCACTTTCAACCGAGGCAGACGCAGGGGATAGTAAACAAGAAGCTAAACCAGCATCACCAAAGAAGAAAACATTACCGGAATTGGAAAAATACTGGAAGGCCGTTAATGAGGATCCATCTGATTTCACGGGGTGGACGTATCTTCTTCAATACGTCGACCAAGAA AACGACGCAGAGGCTGCACGTGAAGCTTATACCAAATTTTTGGAGCGTTATCCATATTGCTACGGTTACTGGAGAAAGTTTGCTGATTACGAGAAGAAGAAGGGCAACCCCGATAATGTCCAAAGG GTATTCGACCAAGGCTTGAAAGCTATTTCGCTCAGTGTCGACCTTTGGCTTCATTACATCAACCATTGCAAAACCGTCTATGAAAAGGATGAAGAGAAGCTTCGAGAACAATACGAAAGGGCCATCCAGGCATGTGGTCTTGAATTTAG ATCTGATCGTCTCTGGGAAAGTTACATAAAATGGGAGTTGGAGGGCAAACGTCTAAGCAGAGTAACAGCACTGTACGATCGTTTACTGTGCACACCTACACTCGGTTAcatttctcatttcgatgcGTTTCAAGAGTTTGTTTCTTCGAATTTACCGAATCGTATTTTAAATGTTGACGATTTTCTTGCGCTGCGTGCTGAAGTGAAAGCACTTTTGAAATCGGATGATAATACTTCTACTTCAGCAGCGGATGATGCACCACCTGGAGAAGAGCCACCACCACATGAACTTCCACCAACTGATGAAGAAACCCGTGCTATCAGAGAAAAAATTATTAGCAGTAGGCGTAAAATGCACAAAGCTAACATTAATGCAGTGGCCGCAAGATGGTCGTACGAGGAAGGC ATTAAAAGACCATACTTTCACGTTAAACCTTTGGAACGATGTCAGTTAAAAAATTGGAAAGAATATTTAGATTTTGAAATTGAACAAAAAGACCAGAATCGCATAGTCATCTTGTTTGAAAGATGTTTAATAGCTTGCGCATTGTATGATGAATTTTGGATgaga TTTGTTCGTTATTTGgaatccttaaaaggcgataatgTGGAAAAAATACGAGATGTATACACTAGAGCTTGTATGGTGCATCACCCGAAGAAACCAAATTTACATCTACAATGGGCAACATTTGAAGAAGGCCAGGGTAATTTCGAGAAAGCGGCAAGCATATTAGAAAATATTGATAACGTAATACCAAACATGTTACAAGTGGCATATCGAAGAATAAACTTAGAACGTAGGAGAGGAGATTTAGATAAAGCTTGTACATTATATGAAaattatattagcaatagtaaaaataGAACTATCGCGAACAATATAGTAGTAAAATATGCCCGATTTTTGTGTAAAGTAAAGAATGATGTGGACAAGGCAATTAAAGTACTATTGAAG GCCACAGAAAAAGATAAAGACAATCCAAGGCTCTACTTACAATTGATTGATTTGGGAATGCAAAGAACTTCCGTCGATACTCAAGAAATCGTGGGATATATGGATATGTTCATAGAGCGAGAGCATGCCGATCTTGAACAGAGAGTACTTTTCGCACAACGTAAAGTAGAGTTTCTTGAAGATTTCAGCCCAGATATTCGACAGGTATTAAAAGCGCATGAACAGTTCCAAAAGTGCATCAAACAGGCGAAGGAACGAAAGAAGACGAAAAACGATGATACCAAAAC AGATACTACCCCTCCAAAGAAAGTTAAAACTGGAGATCAGTCTAACGTGCCACCTCCGCCCTCGGTAAGCTCACAATCATCGTATCAGTACAGCAGTGGCCCAAGTGGACCCTATCAGTCGCAGCAACAATTTCAAAGTGGACAATATAGTGGTCAAGGTGGATACCAGCAAGGTTATCAACAGTATCCACCTCCTTCTGATCCGAATTATGCCAATTATCAGAACTGGCAATACGGTCAGGGTGGACCACAAGCATATGGTCCGTACAATCAATGGGGATCTTATAATTACTATTAG
- the LOC143426815 gene encoding uncharacterized protein LOC143426815: MADLLQYVTRILFLFLFNSILVSSDPVSKPIRNVPESLIQSALNSLNKDSPTHHTYEGGNLIRAQKLEESPYVIYRLTFDLKPICKEALEPCPREACTVEVKQYELGDIEVSRESIQCMYLYPQSIQDEPSQVQENNQDQEQIIENIEKQVIANQSVELDHEVQKNGDRDNDRPFIAMRASAPNYCPGCPYELNPNLSGLAAFGEQVVRSMDESIQNDFKHKVIDIIKVTRTVPLSSNVIQYQILLHVGESDCLKNAVEQPTTECSIQLNLPIKTCLVTFEEQPWQQSTRRIIKNNCTIHDDTEIKKNTNSYSILNSEALVTPAPQGEGINPEKWEAIENLKDILDNYTHVTTKKSEEPGQSEVTEQLIQKVSINRSDDDTTMSVKGFEDKTKEFNEFLKDFDLPTRETRSNSEVNREEVKEDIIYPKKVDSTIKQSGGSYRNKREILAGAPSSKDVNDPEIKQLAAKGLMKFSENSEGSNEPMIVQIVEASQQVVSGMLYKIRVKLGTSNCPKGTKANCQLKEGSEIKECLFTIWSQPWIDKGNPKITIDCNLHNKKRSLRGSGYNQKMLKMAQEIKDETLFEDFIKNFDKSYSSAKEKQDRFKIFKKNLRSIEELRTFERGTAEYGVTKFADLTPKEFKAHYLGFRPDLRQENDIPLTQAAIPNIPLPPKFDWRDRGVVTPVKDQGQCGSCWAFSVTGNVEGQYAIKHGKLLSLSEQELVDCDVLDEGCGGGDMVNAYKAIEGLGGLESETDYPYDGMNEKCRINRTETVVQVVSSVNITSNETEMAQWLVKNGPISIAINANGMQFYLGGVSHLPHFLCNPSNLDHGVLIVGYGISKYRLFHKELPYWIIKNSWGLSWGERGYYRVYRGDDTCGVNAEPTSAIVT; encoded by the exons ATGGCAGACTTACTGCAATATGTTACGcgcatattatttttatttctttttaattcAATTCTCGTATCCTCTGATCCGGTCAGCAAACCAATACGAAATGTACCAGAATCTCTAATTCAAAGTGCCTTGAATTCTTTGAACAAGGATTCTCCGACGCATCACACATATGAGGGCGGTAACCTGATTAGAGCGCAAAAATTG GAGGAGTCTCCGTATGTAATATACAGGCTCACATTTGATTTGAAGCCCATTtgcaaagaagcattagaaccttgccCTCGAGAGGCATGCACCGTCGAAGTGAAACAATATGAACTTGGAGatatcgaagtttcgagggagtCTATACAATGCATGTATTTGTACCCCCAATCGATACAAGACGAACCGTCGCAAGTGCAAGAAAATAATCAAGATCAAGAACAGATTATTGAAAATATAGAGAAACAAGTTATCGCTAATCAGAGTGTTGAACTGGATCATGAAGTCCAGAAAAATGGAGATCGGGATAATGATAGACCATTCATAGCGATGAGAGCCTCCGCTCCAAATTATTGCCCAGGATGTCCATATGAGCTAAACCCAAATTTGTCTGGGTTAGCTGCTTTTGGAGAACAAGTGGTACGCTCTATGGATGAATCgatacaaaatgatttcaagcacaAAGTGATTGACATTATTAAAGTAACCCGAACTGTACCACTTTCATCGAATGTTATACAGTACCAAATTCTGTTGCATGTAGGAGAATCTGATTGTTTAAAAAATGCAGTGGAACAGCCAACAACAGAATGCTCTATACAATTAAATCTTCCCATCAAAACATGTTTAGTTACATTCGAGGAACAACCTTGGCAACAATCCACCcgaagaataataaaaaacAATTGCACTATACATGATGATACAGAAATTAAAAAGAATACCAATTCTTATTCTATATTAAATAGCGAAGCACTTGTAACACCGGCACCTCAGGGAGAAGGAATAAATCCTGAAAAATGGGAAGCTATTGAGAATTTAAAAGATATCCTTGATAATTATACTCACGTTACAACCAAAAAGTCAGAAGAACCAGGTCAATCAGAGGTAACGGAACAACTTATTCAAAAGGTTTCGATAAATAGGAGCGATGATGATACCACAATGTCAGTTAAAGGATTTGAGGACAAAACTAAAGAATTTAATGAATTTCTGAAAGATTTTGATTTACCCACAAGAGAAACACGTTCGAATTCGGAAGTAAATAGGGAAGAAGTTAAAGAAGATATCATTTATCCAAAAAAAGTAGATTCTACGATCAAGCAATCAGGTGGCTCTTATCGAAATAAAAGAGAAATACTTGCTGGTGCACCTAGTAGTAAGGATGTCAATGATCCTGAAATAAAACAACTTGCTGCTAAAGGATTGATGAAATTCTCTGAAAATTCTGAAGGTTCAAATGAACCTATGATAGTACAAATTGTTGAAGCTTCTCAACAAGTAGTATCTGGAATGTTATACAAAATAAGAGTTAAATTGGGTACAAGCAATTGTCCAAAAGGCACCAAAGCTAACTGTCAACTAAAAGAAGGAAGCGAAATAAAGGAATGTTTGTTTACCATATGGTCTCAGCCATGGATAGATAAGGGAAATCCAAAAATTACCATTGACTGTAACTTACATAATAAAAAACGATCTTTGCGGGGAAGTGGATATAATCAAAAAATGTTGAAGATGGCTCAAGAGATCAAAGACGAGACTTTGTTCGAAGATTTCATTAAGAATTTTGACAAATCATACTCTTCGGCCAAAGAAAAACAGGATCGCTTTAAAATCTTTAAGAAAAATCTAAGAAGTATCGAAGAATTACGAACATTCGAGCGAGGAACAGCCGAGTACGGTGTGACGAAGTTTGCAGATTTAACACCTAAAGAATTCAAAGCTCATTATTTAGGTTTTCGACCTGATTTAAGACAAGAAAATGATATACCTCTTACACAAGCCGCAATACCAAACATTCCTTTACCGCCCAAGTTCGACTGGCGTGATCGTGGTGTAGTTACACCTGTAAAAGACCAAGGTCAGTGCGGCTCGTGTTGGGCATTTTCCGTAACGGGAAATGTAGAAGGACAATATGCGATTAAACATGGAAAACTGTTGTCGTTATCCGAACAAGAATTGGTTGATTGTGACGTATTAGATGAAGGATGCGGCGGGGGAGACATGGTTAATGCGTATAAGGCTATAGAAGGGTTGGGTGGTCTCGAATCAGAAACAGATTATCCGTATGACGGGATGAATGAAAAGTGCCGTATCAATAGAACCGAAACTGTGGTGCAGGTTGTTTCATCTGTAAATATTACGTCCAACGAGACGGAAATGGCACAGTGGTTAGTTAAAAATGGGCCGATTTCAATTGCAATCAATGCTAATGGCATGCAGTTTTATCTCGGAGGAGTTTCGCATCTACCCCACTTTTTGTGTAACCCCAGCAACTTAGATCACGGAGTTTTAATTGTAGGATACGGCATTAGCA AATATCGCCTCTTTCATAAAGAACTGCCATATTGGATAATAAAGAACAGTTGGGGCTTAAGTTGGGGCGAGCGCGGATATTACAGAGTTTACAGAGGAGACGATACCTGTGGAGTTAACGCAGAGCCAACGAGTGCTATAGTTACATAA